In Drechmeria coniospora strain ARSEF 6962 chromosome 03, whole genome shotgun sequence, the DNA window CTCTGCGTTAGTAACATGATGGAGAGGGTTGGACGTGGTCGAGGACTAACGTTCTCCTCATTGAGCTGATCGTTGTAAATAACCGATTTATTGGACGAGTTGACGTTGGCTAGCTTCTCTTTGGCGCCGGCGGACATTGTGAGGATGaagtcggtgacgatgagtGCCTGGACAAGGACATGACGTCTGAAAGAGAGATCGCTTATCTGTTCGAAACGTTGGCAACCATTGCTTATGAGGCATGGGCTACTTTGGGCCTACCTCTAGTTCAAACAGGTCCTTGCTCGTGAGATATCTGGGATTGAAAGTCTCGGGAATATCGTCAAacccttcttcttctctcTTGCGTCGCAGATTTCTTCTCGTATTTTCTACCGTTTTTGAAGACTGGGATGATTCGCTACCGGATATGGCTCGGAATGCCTTCATGGTAGCGTCAAGGCTGGTCTTGAACTTGCCGAAGTGGACGGGGTCGAACAGCTTCAATGGTTGGCTGAAGCTCTCCTGAAGCGACCAGAACAACGGGTAGAGCGTGCCAGGCTCGAACCCCGGTTGCGAGTCTTTAGTAGGATCAGGTGTGACTCCTTTTATGCCGGAGCTGGGGTTGACTGGAGCATCAAGGTCCATCATTGTCTGCTCTTCAACAGGCCCCGTCTCATATGTGGTGACATTTTCGACATGAAATTCGCCTCGAAGGTTCACAGAGCTCCTGTCTCCCAGGGGGAAGCTCTGGAATAAAAATATGAAGACCCGACCACAGAAAGCAGTGTCTTCGGCACGGGAGAGGCGTCGCAGAAGCTCGTTGCAACTTCGCAGTATAACAAGATTTTTCTGCTTGAAATGCTTGGCTGTAATTCGCTCGCGCCTCGATTCAAGATAATCAAATATCGTGCGGCAGCCAGCAATTGTCTGGCTGTCTAAAAGTTCCTCAATTAGCCAGAACAATAGAGCCGGGTCGCACTGGCATTTATCTGATAGAATCGATAGAATGTCGAGAAGGTTCCACATCTTGACGAAATCAGGTGAGTCGATCAAGGTGGACGCCTGTGAGAAAGAAGATTGTTAAAAAGAACGGACGCAGAAAATGACAAGGAAACCTGGCGAAATCCACTCACTATCAGCAGGTCAAAGAGATGTCTTGCCGCCGTCTCAATGACAGCAAACTGTCTAGTCTTGGAAGTATCGGGAGGAACCCCGTCGCAGTCTGCCTCGTAGGGAACGTCGCAATTTGCAGCAGCTACAATGCGGTTGGAAAGGTCTTTGAAGTCGGAAACTTTCAGCGCTGGGTCAATTGCCGATGTCTGCTTCGCGACCGATGCCTCGTTGAGGAAGGTCACGAAGAGAGCTTCGACAGTCGCCACAGCTGAAACAGCCGATATCTTTGCGTCGAGTGCAGTCATCTTGCTGGCGACGGGCCGGGCCAACAAATGATGGGATGGGTATGGCGAACCCTCGCCTGCAACACTGGAGTTTCGGCAGCCGTACTGAACTAGGCAGCAAATCGGGCGTTCCTCGAGTATGTTGTTGCAAGGAAGCTGCCGAGCATATTCCCTGTGGGCTGTTGGAGTTGTTACGTTTCGGTGGGTTTCGAAGTCCCGACTGCTGATGTATATGCGCAATTGTGACTGGAGGCGACGAGTCAAGTTGTGTCTGGCGGGAAGTTTACGCTCATGCTTCGTCGCATGTACTCGCAGCAGGACGATCAATACTATGACTCTGGCTGGtcagtgtactgtaatcaTGTTTGAAAAAGCCCCGCTGTAAGTGGTTTGCAACCTCCCGTTCAGCGGTTTACTACCTTgccacagtacggagtacacatgaTCACTATTAATATTAGTGGTATAAAATGTTAACTACTCCGCACAGAAATATAATTACAGAAAATATTATTTCCTAATAGAGTTCGTGAAGGACATTGCATTAAATTCTACTAATAGTTTTaaacttattaatatatgTTAAATTAGTCTACTTGAAGTATTGTTTTTATTTGTTTAAAAAACaatttattattattataaagCATGAAATTATATGGCAAAATTTCCATGCATTATTTTTGGTTGaaataaaataatataatcCAGAAAATTATAAATTAAATTATGCTCAAGTATGAATTTAAATCTTTATCTTACTATTTGGCCAAGTTCTTTATATGTAGACTTGGTTAAATTAAATATGTAGTCTTGATGTTTCTTAGCTTCATCTTTCAATGAGATTTGACAATAACAGTGCCGTTATATCTGTGTGGATAACGAAGCATTTGTCGTCATACGCTACTAGAGGAACCAATTAGTGTGACGAATTCTTTGCTGCTGATATAAGTGGTCCAAGTCCTAATTATTAAGCTGCCAGGATCGCTTCCACCTGGACCTCGGGACATGAGGGGGTTAGGTACTTGGTACGAGGTGCGAAGTAACATAAGTACGGTCGTATTCAATACCTCCAAAAGCTCTCCGTAGATAATACTGGCTTCTACCCCAAAGGTTTCTTGGCTTGGGCCAACTTTGTTTGCGCCTACTATCTATGATGTGAGGCAATGGGAAATAGCCGCACACCTCTCATTACACTTCTTTTCATGTGCTTGCCCTTGCTTGCCTGAACGCTGTCATCCCGGTTGCTCATCGGCCAGGAGCGACATCTGGCGACGCCTGGTTGCAAGAAAGTCGACCGGGTTGCCATTTATTCTAGCCAGAAGTAGCTAAGGGACGAAATCGTCATTTTTGTAACCCAAGGCGGCCGGACCTCCTTCCACCAACTTCATCGAATCTCTTGCCCATTGTCACTCTCCACATACCCTTTGGAACGAAGGGGGCCTTCGGTGCCCAAGGCTCGTCCTGACCATGTCTACCAGACCAACAACGCCGGCGTCACCAAAGAACGCAAAGATCAAGTCACCTGCCCCAGGAACCCCCATGTTCGGCTGCGGTATGCATCTCAGCTCCCATACGCGGATATAGCTACGTTGTCTAACAGTCGCTCGCAGAACACGTACAGCTTCTTCTGTCGCAGGGACAGGAAGTTATGAACAGCTCCATCGCCCACTACAAGATGATTCTTCGAGGCATCTTTGACACTCCTCCTATTGTGCCCCAGACGTCGACGAACCAAGAGGGTCGTCCCATCACCTCCCTCACATCAAATTACCTTTGCCTACAATGTCCAACAACCGTGACGGAGGAGGACAGGCTGGAGCACGGCACAGAACGGCAGCATCGCTTCTGTACGTTACCGCAAATCTCAGATGGTGCTTAGGGCGCCGCACCTCGCTGACTTAATTGAAGACGTGGACTCTCGCAGTGGCTCCCTCTATTGCCAAATCTGTGATGATATGGTCTGGGACCCAACTCTGGAAGAGCTTCGTGTTCGCAAGATTGGAACCGGTTCTTTCTCAGGTACGCAAACCGACACCGTCTGGTGAGGCATCATTCAAACCAGCAGCTGACGCACGATTTGTTTTCAAGGCCGAAAACGGAAGCACGACGAGCTTTTTACCGATTCCATTAAGGAGGACCCTCGGTATATCGCCTCcaacacgacgacggcatcttGTCGTGCTAATGGACTTCGTGGCATTTACAACGCTGGCGCAACTTGTTATCAGAACGTTGTGCTACAGAGCTTCTTGCACAACCCCTTGCTCCGAAACTTCTATCTTAGCGACGGCCATCAGAGCAACGATTGCAGCGTTCCACATTGTCTGAGCTGCGCCATGGATGACATGTTCCAAGATTTTTATGCACTCGAAAATACCAATGGCTACACGGCTGCCAACATTCTCTCCGGCTTCTGGATTTCGGAGAAAAAGGCGTTTGAGAACTTGGTGACGACGAAAGAACAGGATGCTCACGAGTTTTTTCAATTCTTGGCCGAGGAACTTCATGAGCggaacggcgacggcaaaaGGCCTGAGACTGGCTGTGAGCATAGCTGCAACTGCATCGTCCACCAAACGTTTTATGGTAAGATGCAAACGACGACAGCGTGCCAGAATTGCAGCGGGACCACACATGCGGTCCAGTCGTTCCTTGATCTAAGCTTGGGTCTCGATGCTCTAACGCAGAGGCGGATCAAGAAGACGGGACAGAAGAAGCCGGTTCTGACGCTGACCGATTGTCTGGATGAAGAATATGTCAAATTTGACAAATGCGAGTATCGGTGTCACAGTTGTGCATCCTCGCAGCAGGCTAGAAGGTACACCTGCATCAAGCGTCTTCCCAACGTACTGTCGATACAGCTCAAGGTATTCCTTCCCGTCTCCCTGGAAGGTGTTATAGGTCGGGTATACAGACGCTGACAGAACTTCCACAGCGTTTCGAGTACAAGCAAGGCAGGCATGACCGGGCAGCATCCAAAATCGACAACGTCGTTCAGTTCCCGCTGCAGCTCAACATGCTACCCTACACCAACCGCGTTCGCACCCGCGACAGCCGTGAGAATCTGGAGTTGGAGAGGTCCTGCACGTATGACCTCTTGAGCGTGGTTGTTCACGTGGGAGAGATCGAGACGGGCCACTACGTCTCGTATTGCCGTGTCGGTGACCAGGTATGTACGAGTGGCACGTACCTAGATTCGAATCTCGCGACTGATAACACTCTTCCATTTCGGCAGTGGTTCAAGTTTAACGACCACAAAGTTGAGCTGGCCAGCATTTCGGACGTCTTGGGAGCGCAAGCATACCTGCTCTTCTACATCATTCGGTCCTTAGCGTAAAGGACGGGTGCAGGCATAAACAGGCATTGGCATGGACGAAGCATGTTGCATCAATTGTCATCTGAGATAGGTGCCATGGACAGACAGGAGACAGCATTTGGAACATACGCGACGCAGGCCCGAAAGAACATTATAGGTTTTCGTTCGAACGACCAACGAATACACAAACGTTCACCAATTCATATACTGTTCAACAACACCGTGCGCTTTGGCAAGTCCAGTTCAGCAGCGCGGCACAATGAGGAAAACGCTTGAGACTCTGGTACGATCAGTTTTTCTGGTACAGTATCAAGGTCGCTTTTCGTCTCATGTGGTTTATTTCTGGGCCATTTGCTCATTTCACGCTGTTTCGGGCAACCACGTCCACGTAGGACATTCGAAGTTGGCGTAGCAATAGAACTCGTTGCTCAGCCCCCGTGCGTGCTTCAGCATAAATGTCGTTGGTCGAAGGCCAAACGGCCGGTAGACCTTCGCAATGAGCTGATTGAGTCTTTCTCCCGTGTTCAAAATCACCTGGGGCGCGGGGAGCTCCGGGATTCTCGTCTTGAGGAGCCACCGCACGGTCATGGCCACTGCATTTCATTGATAGTCAGCCACTGCAGTCGCATAGGAGAGACGTGAAGATGGAGACAATGTACTTTTCGTCTGGCAGTCCTCGCTCAGAAATGGCGGGTCAATTATAACTCGATCCATGCTTCCTCGTAGCTGCGCTATAACAGCAAATAGATGGTTAGCAGAAGCAGTTTCAACAAAAATGTTGCCCGGTGTGTATGTCCGACAGATGCATGGCCAGGGAAAATACATCGATTCGACCCCGATAGGACACGCACCAGGAAGTTCAAGAGGCTTCTGAAAGTCATAGTAGACGAATTCCTCAAAGACACGAAAACGATGATCGTGCTCCAACAGCACCAGCCGTGGACGTTCGCTTTCCGGTCTCGTTCTCTGCACGGGTTGGCTCAGCCGCTGCAATGAGCCGCATTCCTTCACCAGCGCCAGAAAGAACGCCAATTCTTACCAAGATGTTCTTGAGGGCCACGAACGCACTCGGGGTCGAGATGACCCCAATGCTTGTCCTACTTCTTGCACCATCGAGCAGCTGATGGGCCAGGGCACTAGCAGTCTCATTTGAATACTATTTTGGTCTCGGGTTAGCCAGCATGCTGGGGGGTGCATTCACCAACCACCTGGTCAAAAAAGGACGACGCTGAAATCACGGGTGGTTGATTCTCGGGACTTGGATCTCTGGCTTCGCTTTGGCCTCGCAACAAGCAAAGGCTTACCCAAAACTGGGACTCGTTCCAATCCTCGCCAAATGCCTCCATTGACAATGGGCCATTTTCCACCTCAGCCTCGGCCTGAAGCTCCTTGAACTTGGCCTGTGCCGAATCCCGTTCTGCATGGAACTCGGCCAACGCAGCCAGTGTGTCGGCAGACAACGCTCTGGTTGGGTTTGCTGTTAGTGAACTAGTGACGGCAGAAACCGACATCTGGCAgcgagtacggatacataCATCTCGTCATCGGAGTCGGTCATCGCGCCAAGCTCTGATCTGTTTTCATCCAATTGCCAATCAGTCGGCGGCGGTTCGACCTGGGGAATGAATGATTACTAACTACAAATGGGTCAATGTTGAAAGTGTACTCGTTGCGTTTAGCCTGCGAATCCTCTTTTTAAGTTCCACAGATTATTGCTCCGGAAAATACCCTCCGGTCCTGGATCGATCCACACGCGCGCCTCCTAGTAAGACCTACGATACCATGAACTGGGCTCGACTGCCTCACATTTGGAGAAAAGACACAACAGGCAAAAGAATAGTAGATGGACATCTTGCCCCTGCCGGAATACCTGAAGGTGTCTACGACACGGCTAGAATCTGATTGAGCCTTGCAGTTGCAACTCGCGCATGGTTGAGCCGAGAATTTGCAGAAGACATGTGGCCCAGTATGCATTACAGATACAGTTCCACACGGCAGTCTTCCTACTCACTCCTCGCTTGCTGCCTCGTCTATTCTATACACCCTCCACTGGGAAAATGTCGTCTTCCACCTCAGCCATGCCCAAGCGCACATTACAACTCATCTAGAACGTGAATGTACTTCTTGTCCTCGcgcctctccttctccgtTGCCGGTGGTAGGTCGTAGTAGTGTGAGCTGCGGAATCCTTGCTGCAGAGCTGGTTAGCCGAGTGATGCCCTCTGCTGAAGCAATGGACGACGGCTTTGCTTACCAAATAGTGGTACGTGAAGTTTGCAATGTCGCCTGGTTCGATACCGAGGTCTTTGAATGTTCTCGCGTTAGCGTCTATCGATTGGTCCATGAACTCGCGCTCAATCTCGTCGGCGGACAACGTGTGCCACCAAAGAGTGCGGTTGAGCACGCCGGCTATCGGTTTGAGGATAGCCTTCGGCACGTTGATGTGACGCCGTTGTTTGTATATTTCCTTGTCAACCATTGCCGCAATCTCAGCCATGCTGTACTCCTTGGGTCCGTAAAGTTCATAGGTTTGGCCGGTAGTAGAGTCATCATATAGCATCTTCTCCAAGGCTGCGCCAACATCGATGGACTGCGCGGGAGCACAAGCTCGTCAGCTGATGTGACGAATGAGAAAGGCTTGGAATCACTTGCGTGAACGGGGAAAAACTTCTCCTGCATGTTATTTGCCGTGAAAAGGTTGAGAACAGAAGCAAGCTTGAGGAGCAGATTGTCCTCGAACCCAAACATGGGCGCCGGTCTGACGATCGTTGTTTCGGGGAAGACACTTCGCGCGACCTCCTCACCTCGGCCCTTCAAAGAGAACGTGGTCAGCTCATGCGCAGTAGTTCAGGAAGACGCTGCACCTGCCTTGGAGGCATAGAATTCTGACTTGGACTTGGAGTCGGCGCTGTGCGACGAGACATGAATGTATCGGTCGACGTCGTATTTCGCGACAGCCTCGACAATTCGCTCCGTTCCTTCGACATGAACATCCTCGAGAGAAAAGTTCCTGTGCCATATCAGCGCTGATCGAATGAGAACCTCTCCCGTTGCGCTGCCGTACTTGGTTGGGTAGTCTCGGCCGACCAGATTATACACGACGTCCGAATGCCGTACGTTAGCCTCGATGGAAGCAGTGTTGTGAAGGTCGTATTCCTGTTCCGCTGTTATAATGACGCTCTACGTTTGCCAGTTGACGGCGGTGATACATACCACAAAGACTACTCGGCCGAGATCTCCTGTGACCTTGAGGTGGCGCTTGGCCATCTCCTCGCGGTAGGGGATGACAACCGTGCAACCCTGACGAGCTACAGAAGTAGTGAGCAATATGTCACGCTTCAAGTAAGTCTGGAGCTGCATATACCCAGGCGGTTCACGATATATCGACCCAATTGGCCTGTGGCACCAAAAACGGTGGCCGTGTGGCCTGTCCTGCCGTCAGCTTCGCTTCGTGACTAATGCCTCATCCTCCGTACCTCCAAGGGATGATCTATAAAGGCCATCATGTCATTAGTGGCACACTTGTGACTCAACCGAGCACCCAAACTCACCGGCCACCTTCGACCCGGGTGATGGGCTTGCCGGTCCTGGTGATGGAAATGTCGGAGGCGAAacgcctgcctgccatgTTTTGCGCGAGCTTGCGCGAAGATCGCGCAGCAGATAGAGGGGAAGCCATTCTTCGCAATTCGGATTGGCGAGGCAAAGAATGGTGTCGCTCTCGACTGGGAGCGCCCACTTCAATTGCACGGATCAATGGACCTGTCTTTGCTGGAGCCGACGTTGGCACTGTAGGATCTTGAGAGCGGAAGAAGGGTCACGTGCGCCTAGAGAGCGACCATCCTCACTCACTGAGGCGACACTCACtattacttaggtacttgtacagtaataatactacagatgttgtacaagtactccgtaaactGCGcactactgtacaactaatagTTCGGAgtagtgtacggagtacagttacaagtacttgctgtgtactccgtacctacaagtacagtaagtacctatcCTTCTTTTTATCTTAGTGCCCTGATTACTAAGTCACAGTGCGAGCACTTACTACGAGCGCAGTGCTAAAGTACCACAgcatgtacatacttatactgtacttcagtaagtacttaggtactccATAGGCACCCAGCTAGTTGACACgacagtgcagtacttgcagaggTGCTAAGCTGCTCcatactacctaggtacctaagtagtacttactgtgcagtaagtacttagtagtCAGTCAGGTATGCAGTACActgaacatgtactccgtaaagtGTGCTAGTATAAAATGTACCTGTACCAATTTGGAAATGGTGGGTAATTACTGCCAGGCACCGGTCATCCAAGTCAGCCGCGTTGTGAGCTTCACTCCCGCATCGTGACAACGAATAATTATTACCTAGTTGTTCCCGCCGAACGAACTGACAGCGAACCTTGTTGTCTGCCAATTTACCGACCCGTCCGCTGACCGATCCCTGAGTGTAAATTCACACCGTGAACCTCGAAAGCCAGCCAGCTGGGCATCCCTGGCACCGACAACCCTCCATCCGTCGCCCCCCAAGTCTCATCA includes these proteins:
- a CDS encoding ubiquitin carboxyl-terminal hydrolase, which gives rise to MSTRPTTPASPKNAKIKSPAPGTPMFGCEHVQLLLSQGQEVMNSSIAHYKMILRGIFDTPPIVPQTSTNQEGRPITSLTSNYLCLQCPTTVTEEDRLEHGTERQHRFYVDSRSGSLYCQICDDMVWDPTLEELRVRKIGTGSFSGRKRKHDELFTDSIKEDPRYIASNTTTASCRANGLRGIYNAGATCYQNVVLQSFLHNPLLRNFYLSDGHQSNDCSVPHCLSCAMDDMFQDFYALENTNGYTAANILSGFWISEKKAFENLVTTKEQDAHEFFQFLAEELHERNGDGKRPETGCEHSCNCIVHQTFYGKMQTTTACQNCSGTTHAVQSFLDLSLGLDALTQRRIKKTGQKKPVLTLTDCLDEEYVKFDKCEYRCHSCASSQQARRYTCIKRLPNVLSIQLKRFEYKQGRHDRAASKIDNVVQFPLQLNMLPYTNRVRTRDSRENLELERSCTYDLLSVVVHVGEIETGHYVSYCRVGDQWFKFNDHKVELASISDVLGAQAYLLFYIIRSLA
- a CDS encoding N-adenine-specific DNA methyltransferase; the encoded protein is MTDSDDEIALSADTLAALAEFHAERDSAQAKFKELQAEAEVENGPLSMEAFGEDWNESQFWYSNETASALAHQLLDGARSRTSIGVISTPSAFVALKNILRTRPESERPRLVLLEHDHRFRVFEEFVYYDFQKPLELPVAMTVRWLLKTRIPELPAPQVILNTGERLNQLIAKVYRPFGLRPTTFMLKHARGLSNEFYCYANFECPTWTWLPETA
- a CDS encoding NADH-ubiquinone oxidoreductase 40 kDa subunit-like protein, whose translation is MASPLSAARSSRKLAQNMAGRRFASDISITRTGKPITRVEGGRSSLGGHTATVFGATGQLGRYIVNRLARQGCTVVIPYREEMAKRHLKVTGDLGRVVFVEYDLHNTASIEANVRHSDVVYNLVGRDYPTKNFSLEDVHVEGTERIVEAVAKYDVDRYIHVSSHSADSKSKSEFYASKGRGEEVARSVFPETTIVRPAPMFGFEDNLLLKLASVLNLFTANNMQEKFFPVHSIDVGAALEKMLYDDSTTGQTYELYGPKEYSMAEIAAMVDKEIYKQRRHINVPKAILKPIAGVLNRTLWWHTLSADEIEREFMDQSIDANARTFKDLGIEPGDIANFTYHYLQGFRSSHYYDLPPATEKERREDKKYIHVLDEL